The sequence below is a genomic window from Ottowia sp. SB7-C50.
CCAGCGCCAGCAAGTCGTCCGCTTCCTTCTCCACGGCCGTCAGCGCCGCCTCGTCGGGCGCGTGGCGCGCGCGCTTGAGCAGGTCGAGCAACTGGTCGGTAAAGCGCGCCGCGTTGCGCCGCTGGCGCGCCATCAGGTAGCTGACCAGCGCGCCGATGCTGGAGAACAGGCCCGTCAGCGCCATCGCACCCACGTAGACCAGGTCGCCATAGCGGTCGAAAAAGCGGTTCTGGTCGCCCGAGAAATACGCCGCCGCGCCCGGGTGCAGCGGCAGCGCGGCGGCCAGGCCTTCGCCGGTGTCGGTGGTGGGCGCGTGGATGGCCTTGGCCGAGGGCACGTCGGCCGCCAGCGCCACGCGGCTGGTGAACAGCAGGCGCGTCAGGTCGTTGATCTGGCTGACGGGCAGCTTCGTGCGCGCCACCAGCCGTTGCGTGACGGCCAGCGTGGGCAATGGCTCGCCCGGCAGCGGCGGGTTGCCGATCAGCGCGCCGCGCGGCAGTTCGATGGCTTCCATGGCCGGGTCGGTGGCGGCCAGCGCCTCGCCTTCGTCGACGCCAAACACGCGCAGCCGCTTGGGGCCCACGCGGTCCGCCAGCGCCAGCAGGCGCGCGCGGCCGGCGCCCTGCAGCGGCGCCAGCGGCAGGATGGCGTCGACCTGCTTCTGGTCAATGGCGGCGGCCATGTTGTCCGGCTCCAGCGGCACCTTGGTCACCTGCGCCGGGTTGATGCCGGCCAGGCGCAGCACGTTGTCGAGCAGTTCCAGGTTT
It includes:
- a CDS encoding TAXI family TRAP transporter solute-binding subunit; the protein is MRPGPLIATLAFVLLGAAALVLSFMAMPTRLKVGVGPDDRDHARMMAAFARKLQDDRAPVRLTLVRKQTFAELARALDAGEVDLAVVRSTAMPRQGLTVAVLHELPIVFVVVGPTRLNTLADLRQRRVGVLRGTPENLELLDNVLRLAGINPAQVTKVPLEPDNMAAAIDQKQVDAILPLAPLQGAGRARLLALADRVGPKRLRVFGVDEGEALAATDPAMEAIELPRGALIGNPPLPGEPLPTLAVTQRLVARTKLPVSQINDLTRLLFTSRVALAADVPSAKAIHAPTTDTGEGLAAALPLHPGAAAYFSGDQNRFFDRYGDLVYVGAMALTGLFSSIGALVSYLMARQRRNAARFTDQLLDLLKRARHAPDEAALTAVEKEADDLLALAFSRFSGGAIGSEQFDTFTTVNESVQMAIARRAAQLHQAASAA